The Medicago truncatula cultivar Jemalong A17 chromosome 4, MtrunA17r5.0-ANR, whole genome shotgun sequence genome includes a region encoding these proteins:
- the LOC112421320 gene encoding F-box/LRR-repeat protein 2, with product MLENLRKIDLSGNHLTTDKSLLSLCQNCRSLEEILFFQCFKISQVGIASAIRMMPSLASISFNIEKKRRHGPGLTPLPINLDLIDSFVSLKRLKAIDLSNSFISDEFLISVAKGAVECLKKLVLQDCCNFTFSGIFYVLSKCQYVQCLDFRKADFLTDQCINKFSIFLHNLTSINLSGCCQLTNSTFFILTRNCPLLSEIKMERTYIGVEGKEDSNSMLDFFVNHQVKAVYVGDNMLQLLDFNACEGISGECIIEVKKRCYEIRHLNLAYTGIEKFEINFEVSQLKVLNLSGSKN from the coding sequence ATGCTCGAGAATCTGCGCAAAATTGATCTTTCTGGTAATCACTTAACCACCGATAAATCCCTTTTGTCTCTATGCCAGAACTGTAGATCActggaagaaattttattctTCCAATGTTTCAAAATATCCCAAGTTGGAATTGCTTCTGCGATCCGAATGATGCCAAGTTTGGCTTCGATATCCTTTAacattgaaaagaaaagaagacaTGGACCTGGTTTGACACCCCTACCTATTAACTTGGATTTGATCGATTCATTCGTGAGCTTGAAGAGATTAAAAGCTATTGATTTGTCAAATTCCTTTATATCGGATGAGTTTCTTATCTCAGTTGCAAAGGGTGCTGTTGAGTGTCTGAAAAAACTTGTCCTGCAAGACTGTTGCAACTTTACATTTTCAGGAATCTTTTATGTTTTATCCAAATGTCAATATGTTCAATGCTTAGATTTTCGAAAAGCTGACTTTCTAACTGATCAATGTATCAACAAGTTTTCAATATTTCTTCATAACTTGACCTCTATAAACCTTAGCGGTTGTTGCCAGCTAACAAACTCAACCTTTTTCATACTCACGAGAAATTGTCCCTTACTAAGTGAGATCAAAATGGAGAGAACGTATATCGGAGTAGAAGGTAAGGAAGATTCCAACTCCATGTTGGATTTTTTCGTCAACCATCAAGTAAAAGCGGTTTATGTTGGTGATAATATGTTACAACTGCTTGACTTTAATGCTTGTGAGGGTATCTCTGGAGAATGTATTATTGAGGTTAAGAAGAGATGCTATGAGATAAGACATTTAAACCTTGCATATACAGGAATTGAAAAATTTGAGATAAACTTTGAAGTTTCCCAATTGAAGGTGTTAAACTTGTCAGGatcaaaaaattga
- the LOC11421771 gene encoding cinnamoyl-CoA reductase 1 isoform X7, whose protein sequence is MEASGGVNNNKKVCVTGAGGFVASWLVKLLLSKGSPKYEHLLKLEKASENLTLFKADILDYESVYSAIVGCSAVFHVASPVPSTVVPNPELNPQVEVIEPAVKGTANVLEACLKANVERVVFVSSVAAVAINPNLPKDKAIDESCWSDKDYCKNTKNWYCYAKTEAEEQALHFAKRTGLNVVTICPTLVLGPILQSTTNASSLVLVKLLKEGCDSVENKLRWIVDVRDVVNAILLAYENHEADGRYICTSHAIVTRDLVERLKGIYPNYKYPTNSYIEMDDYKMLSSEKLQSLGWKLRPLEETLIDSVESYKEAGLLQSQ, encoded by the exons ATGGAAGCAAGTGGGGGTGTTAATAACAATAAGAAGGTGTGTGTAACTGGAGCAGGAGGGTTTGTAGCATCATGGCTTGTTAAACTTCTTCTTTCCAAAG GTAGTCCAAAATATGAACACTTGCTGAAACTGGAAAAAGCTTCTGAGAACCTTACACTCTTCAAAGCAGATATCTTGGATTATGAATCGGTTTACTCTGCGATTGTTGGATGCAGTGCAGTTTTCCATGTTGCTAGCCCTGTACCTTCAACAGTTGTACCTAATCCCGAG CTTAATCCGCAGGTGGAAGTGATTGAGCCTGCAGTGAAGGGAACTGCTAATGTACTTGAAGCCTGTCTCAAAGCTAATGTGGAACGTGTCGTCTTTGTATCATCTGTAGCTGCTGTTGCTATCAACCCTAATTTACCAAAAGATAAGGCGATTGACGAGTCTTGTTGGTCTGACAAAGACTACTGCAAAAATACTAAG AACTGGTACTGTTATGCCAAGACAGAAGCAGAAGAACAGGCCCTGCATTTCGCGAAAAGAACTGGACTTAACGTGGTAACCATTTGTCCTACTCTTGTTTTGGGACCAATTTTACAGTCAACCACAAATGCAAGTAGCTTGGTTCTCGTCAAACTTTTAAAAG AAGGTTGTGACTCAGTGGAGAATAAGCTTCGTTGGATTGTTGATGTACGAGATGTAGTTAATGCAATACTGTTGGCTTATGAGAATCACGAGGCAGACGGGAGATACATCTGCACTTCACACGCTATCGTCACACGCGATTTGGTGGAGAGATTGAAGGGTATATATCCAAACTACAAGTACCCTACGAA CAGCTATATTGAGATGGATGATTACAAAATGCTGAGCTCAGAGAAACTGCAAAGTTTGGGTTGGAAACTCAGGCCATTGGAGGAAACACTCATTGACTCTGTTGAGAGCTATAAGGAGGCTGGACTACTTCAATCACAATAA
- the LOC11421771 gene encoding cinnamoyl-CoA reductase 1 isoform X3, translated as MEASGGVNNNKKVCVTGAGGFVASWLVKLLLSKGYFVHGTVREPGSPKYEHLLKLEKASENLTLFKADILDYESVYSAIVGCSAVFHVASPVPSTVVPNPELNPQVEVIEPAVKGTANVLEACLKANVERVVFVSSVAAVAINPNLPKDKAIDESCWSDKDYCKNTKNWYCYAKTEAEEQALHFAKRTGLNVVTICPTLVLGPILQSTTNASSLVLVKLLKGCDSVENKLRWIVDVRDVVNAILLAYENHEADGRYICTSHAIVTRDLVERLKGIYPNYKYPTNSYIEMDDYKMLSSEKLQSLGWKLRPLEETLIDSVESYKEAGLLQSQ; from the exons ATGGAAGCAAGTGGGGGTGTTAATAACAATAAGAAGGTGTGTGTAACTGGAGCAGGAGGGTTTGTAGCATCATGGCTTGTTAAACTTCTTCTTTCCAAAGGTTACTTTGTCCATGGAACTGTTAGAGAGCCTG GTAGTCCAAAATATGAACACTTGCTGAAACTGGAAAAAGCTTCTGAGAACCTTACACTCTTCAAAGCAGATATCTTGGATTATGAATCGGTTTACTCTGCGATTGTTGGATGCAGTGCAGTTTTCCATGTTGCTAGCCCTGTACCTTCAACAGTTGTACCTAATCCCGAG CTTAATCCGCAGGTGGAAGTGATTGAGCCTGCAGTGAAGGGAACTGCTAATGTACTTGAAGCCTGTCTCAAAGCTAATGTGGAACGTGTCGTCTTTGTATCATCTGTAGCTGCTGTTGCTATCAACCCTAATTTACCAAAAGATAAGGCGATTGACGAGTCTTGTTGGTCTGACAAAGACTACTGCAAAAATACTAAG AACTGGTACTGTTATGCCAAGACAGAAGCAGAAGAACAGGCCCTGCATTTCGCGAAAAGAACTGGACTTAACGTGGTAACCATTTGTCCTACTCTTGTTTTGGGACCAATTTTACAGTCAACCACAAATGCAAGTAGCTTGGTTCTCGTCAAACTTTTAAAAG GTTGTGACTCAGTGGAGAATAAGCTTCGTTGGATTGTTGATGTACGAGATGTAGTTAATGCAATACTGTTGGCTTATGAGAATCACGAGGCAGACGGGAGATACATCTGCACTTCACACGCTATCGTCACACGCGATTTGGTGGAGAGATTGAAGGGTATATATCCAAACTACAAGTACCCTACGAA CAGCTATATTGAGATGGATGATTACAAAATGCTGAGCTCAGAGAAACTGCAAAGTTTGGGTTGGAAACTCAGGCCATTGGAGGAAACACTCATTGACTCTGTTGAGAGCTATAAGGAGGCTGGACTACTTCAATCACAATAA
- the LOC11421771 gene encoding cinnamoyl-CoA reductase 1 isoform X1 encodes MEASGGVNNNKKVCVTGAGGFVASWLVKLLLSKGYFVHGTVREPGSPKYEHLLKLEKASENLTLFKADILDYESVYSAIVGCSAVFHVASPVPSTVVPNPELNPQVEVIEPAVKGTANVLEACLKANVERVVFVSSVAAVAINPNLPKDKAIDESCWSDKDYCKNTKNWYCYAKTEAEEQALHFAKRTGLNVVTICPTLVLGPILQSTTNASSLVLVKLLKEGCDSVENKLRWIVDVRDVVNAILLAYENHEADGRYICTSHAIVTRDLVERLKGIYPNYKYPTNSYIEMDDYKMLSSEKLQSLGWKLRPLEETLIDSVESYKEAGLLQSQ; translated from the exons ATGGAAGCAAGTGGGGGTGTTAATAACAATAAGAAGGTGTGTGTAACTGGAGCAGGAGGGTTTGTAGCATCATGGCTTGTTAAACTTCTTCTTTCCAAAGGTTACTTTGTCCATGGAACTGTTAGAGAGCCTG GTAGTCCAAAATATGAACACTTGCTGAAACTGGAAAAAGCTTCTGAGAACCTTACACTCTTCAAAGCAGATATCTTGGATTATGAATCGGTTTACTCTGCGATTGTTGGATGCAGTGCAGTTTTCCATGTTGCTAGCCCTGTACCTTCAACAGTTGTACCTAATCCCGAG CTTAATCCGCAGGTGGAAGTGATTGAGCCTGCAGTGAAGGGAACTGCTAATGTACTTGAAGCCTGTCTCAAAGCTAATGTGGAACGTGTCGTCTTTGTATCATCTGTAGCTGCTGTTGCTATCAACCCTAATTTACCAAAAGATAAGGCGATTGACGAGTCTTGTTGGTCTGACAAAGACTACTGCAAAAATACTAAG AACTGGTACTGTTATGCCAAGACAGAAGCAGAAGAACAGGCCCTGCATTTCGCGAAAAGAACTGGACTTAACGTGGTAACCATTTGTCCTACTCTTGTTTTGGGACCAATTTTACAGTCAACCACAAATGCAAGTAGCTTGGTTCTCGTCAAACTTTTAAAAG AAGGTTGTGACTCAGTGGAGAATAAGCTTCGTTGGATTGTTGATGTACGAGATGTAGTTAATGCAATACTGTTGGCTTATGAGAATCACGAGGCAGACGGGAGATACATCTGCACTTCACACGCTATCGTCACACGCGATTTGGTGGAGAGATTGAAGGGTATATATCCAAACTACAAGTACCCTACGAA CAGCTATATTGAGATGGATGATTACAAAATGCTGAGCTCAGAGAAACTGCAAAGTTTGGGTTGGAAACTCAGGCCATTGGAGGAAACACTCATTGACTCTGTTGAGAGCTATAAGGAGGCTGGACTACTTCAATCACAATAA
- the LOC11421771 gene encoding cinnamoyl-CoA reductase 1 isoform X4: MEASGGVNNNKKVCVTGAGGFVASWLVKLLLSKGYFVHGTVREPGSPKYEHLLKLEKASENLTLFKADILDYESVYSAIVGCSAVFHVASPVPSTVVPNPEVEVIEPAVKGTANVLEACLKANVERVVFVSSVAAVAINPNLPKDKAIDESCWSDKDYCKNTKNWYCYAKTEAEEQALHFAKRTGLNVVTICPTLVLGPILQSTTNASSLVLVKLLKEGCDSVENKLRWIVDVRDVVNAILLAYENHEADGRYICTSHAIVTRDLVERLKGIYPNYKYPTNSYIEMDDYKMLSSEKLQSLGWKLRPLEETLIDSVESYKEAGLLQSQ, translated from the exons ATGGAAGCAAGTGGGGGTGTTAATAACAATAAGAAGGTGTGTGTAACTGGAGCAGGAGGGTTTGTAGCATCATGGCTTGTTAAACTTCTTCTTTCCAAAGGTTACTTTGTCCATGGAACTGTTAGAGAGCCTG GTAGTCCAAAATATGAACACTTGCTGAAACTGGAAAAAGCTTCTGAGAACCTTACACTCTTCAAAGCAGATATCTTGGATTATGAATCGGTTTACTCTGCGATTGTTGGATGCAGTGCAGTTTTCCATGTTGCTAGCCCTGTACCTTCAACAGTTGTACCTAATCCCGAG GTGGAAGTGATTGAGCCTGCAGTGAAGGGAACTGCTAATGTACTTGAAGCCTGTCTCAAAGCTAATGTGGAACGTGTCGTCTTTGTATCATCTGTAGCTGCTGTTGCTATCAACCCTAATTTACCAAAAGATAAGGCGATTGACGAGTCTTGTTGGTCTGACAAAGACTACTGCAAAAATACTAAG AACTGGTACTGTTATGCCAAGACAGAAGCAGAAGAACAGGCCCTGCATTTCGCGAAAAGAACTGGACTTAACGTGGTAACCATTTGTCCTACTCTTGTTTTGGGACCAATTTTACAGTCAACCACAAATGCAAGTAGCTTGGTTCTCGTCAAACTTTTAAAAG AAGGTTGTGACTCAGTGGAGAATAAGCTTCGTTGGATTGTTGATGTACGAGATGTAGTTAATGCAATACTGTTGGCTTATGAGAATCACGAGGCAGACGGGAGATACATCTGCACTTCACACGCTATCGTCACACGCGATTTGGTGGAGAGATTGAAGGGTATATATCCAAACTACAAGTACCCTACGAA CAGCTATATTGAGATGGATGATTACAAAATGCTGAGCTCAGAGAAACTGCAAAGTTTGGGTTGGAAACTCAGGCCATTGGAGGAAACACTCATTGACTCTGTTGAGAGCTATAAGGAGGCTGGACTACTTCAATCACAATAA
- the LOC11421771 gene encoding cinnamoyl-CoA reductase 1 isoform X5: protein MEASGGVNNNKKVCVTGAGGFVASWLVKLLLSKGYFVHGTVREPGSPKYEHLLKLEKASENLTLFKADILDYESVYSAIVGCSAVFHVASPVPSTVVPNPEVEVIEPAVKGTANVLEACLKANVERVVFVSSVAAVAINPNLPKDKAIDESCWSDKDYCKNTKNWYCYAKTEAEEQALHFAKRTGLNVVTICPTLVLGPILQSTTNASSLVLVKLLKEGCDSVENKLRWIVDVRDVVNAILLAYENHEADGRYICTSHAIVTRDLVERLKGIYPNYKYPTNYIEMDDYKMLSSEKLQSLGWKLRPLEETLIDSVESYKEAGLLQSQ, encoded by the exons ATGGAAGCAAGTGGGGGTGTTAATAACAATAAGAAGGTGTGTGTAACTGGAGCAGGAGGGTTTGTAGCATCATGGCTTGTTAAACTTCTTCTTTCCAAAGGTTACTTTGTCCATGGAACTGTTAGAGAGCCTG GTAGTCCAAAATATGAACACTTGCTGAAACTGGAAAAAGCTTCTGAGAACCTTACACTCTTCAAAGCAGATATCTTGGATTATGAATCGGTTTACTCTGCGATTGTTGGATGCAGTGCAGTTTTCCATGTTGCTAGCCCTGTACCTTCAACAGTTGTACCTAATCCCGAG GTGGAAGTGATTGAGCCTGCAGTGAAGGGAACTGCTAATGTACTTGAAGCCTGTCTCAAAGCTAATGTGGAACGTGTCGTCTTTGTATCATCTGTAGCTGCTGTTGCTATCAACCCTAATTTACCAAAAGATAAGGCGATTGACGAGTCTTGTTGGTCTGACAAAGACTACTGCAAAAATACTAAG AACTGGTACTGTTATGCCAAGACAGAAGCAGAAGAACAGGCCCTGCATTTCGCGAAAAGAACTGGACTTAACGTGGTAACCATTTGTCCTACTCTTGTTTTGGGACCAATTTTACAGTCAACCACAAATGCAAGTAGCTTGGTTCTCGTCAAACTTTTAAAAG AAGGTTGTGACTCAGTGGAGAATAAGCTTCGTTGGATTGTTGATGTACGAGATGTAGTTAATGCAATACTGTTGGCTTATGAGAATCACGAGGCAGACGGGAGATACATCTGCACTTCACACGCTATCGTCACACGCGATTTGGTGGAGAGATTGAAGGGTATATATCCAAACTACAAGTACCCTACGAA CTATATTGAGATGGATGATTACAAAATGCTGAGCTCAGAGAAACTGCAAAGTTTGGGTTGGAAACTCAGGCCATTGGAGGAAACACTCATTGACTCTGTTGAGAGCTATAAGGAGGCTGGACTACTTCAATCACAATAA
- the LOC11421771 gene encoding cinnamoyl-CoA reductase 1 isoform X6 — protein sequence MEASGGVNNNKKVCVTGAGGFVASWLVKLLLSKGYFVHGTVREPGSPKYEHLLKLEKASENLTLFKADILDYESVYSAIVGCSAVFHVASPVPSTVVPNPEVEVIEPAVKGTANVLEACLKANVERVVFVSSVAAVAINPNLPKDKAIDESCWSDKDYCKNTKNWYCYAKTEAEEQALHFAKRTGLNVVTICPTLVLGPILQSTTNASSLVLVKLLKGCDSVENKLRWIVDVRDVVNAILLAYENHEADGRYICTSHAIVTRDLVERLKGIYPNYKYPTNYIEMDDYKMLSSEKLQSLGWKLRPLEETLIDSVESYKEAGLLQSQ from the exons ATGGAAGCAAGTGGGGGTGTTAATAACAATAAGAAGGTGTGTGTAACTGGAGCAGGAGGGTTTGTAGCATCATGGCTTGTTAAACTTCTTCTTTCCAAAGGTTACTTTGTCCATGGAACTGTTAGAGAGCCTG GTAGTCCAAAATATGAACACTTGCTGAAACTGGAAAAAGCTTCTGAGAACCTTACACTCTTCAAAGCAGATATCTTGGATTATGAATCGGTTTACTCTGCGATTGTTGGATGCAGTGCAGTTTTCCATGTTGCTAGCCCTGTACCTTCAACAGTTGTACCTAATCCCGAG GTGGAAGTGATTGAGCCTGCAGTGAAGGGAACTGCTAATGTACTTGAAGCCTGTCTCAAAGCTAATGTGGAACGTGTCGTCTTTGTATCATCTGTAGCTGCTGTTGCTATCAACCCTAATTTACCAAAAGATAAGGCGATTGACGAGTCTTGTTGGTCTGACAAAGACTACTGCAAAAATACTAAG AACTGGTACTGTTATGCCAAGACAGAAGCAGAAGAACAGGCCCTGCATTTCGCGAAAAGAACTGGACTTAACGTGGTAACCATTTGTCCTACTCTTGTTTTGGGACCAATTTTACAGTCAACCACAAATGCAAGTAGCTTGGTTCTCGTCAAACTTTTAAAAG GTTGTGACTCAGTGGAGAATAAGCTTCGTTGGATTGTTGATGTACGAGATGTAGTTAATGCAATACTGTTGGCTTATGAGAATCACGAGGCAGACGGGAGATACATCTGCACTTCACACGCTATCGTCACACGCGATTTGGTGGAGAGATTGAAGGGTATATATCCAAACTACAAGTACCCTACGAA CTATATTGAGATGGATGATTACAAAATGCTGAGCTCAGAGAAACTGCAAAGTTTGGGTTGGAAACTCAGGCCATTGGAGGAAACACTCATTGACTCTGTTGAGAGCTATAAGGAGGCTGGACTACTTCAATCACAATAA
- the LOC11421771 gene encoding cinnamoyl-CoA reductase 1 isoform X2, producing the protein MEASGGVNNNKKVCVTGAGGFVASWLVKLLLSKGYFVHGTVREPGSPKYEHLLKLEKASENLTLFKADILDYESVYSAIVGCSAVFHVASPVPSTVVPNPELNPQVEVIEPAVKGTANVLEACLKANVERVVFVSSVAAVAINPNLPKDKAIDESCWSDKDYCKNTKNWYCYAKTEAEEQALHFAKRTGLNVVTICPTLVLGPILQSTTNASSLVLVKLLKEGCDSVENKLRWIVDVRDVVNAILLAYENHEADGRYICTSHAIVTRDLVERLKGIYPNYKYPTNYIEMDDYKMLSSEKLQSLGWKLRPLEETLIDSVESYKEAGLLQSQ; encoded by the exons ATGGAAGCAAGTGGGGGTGTTAATAACAATAAGAAGGTGTGTGTAACTGGAGCAGGAGGGTTTGTAGCATCATGGCTTGTTAAACTTCTTCTTTCCAAAGGTTACTTTGTCCATGGAACTGTTAGAGAGCCTG GTAGTCCAAAATATGAACACTTGCTGAAACTGGAAAAAGCTTCTGAGAACCTTACACTCTTCAAAGCAGATATCTTGGATTATGAATCGGTTTACTCTGCGATTGTTGGATGCAGTGCAGTTTTCCATGTTGCTAGCCCTGTACCTTCAACAGTTGTACCTAATCCCGAG CTTAATCCGCAGGTGGAAGTGATTGAGCCTGCAGTGAAGGGAACTGCTAATGTACTTGAAGCCTGTCTCAAAGCTAATGTGGAACGTGTCGTCTTTGTATCATCTGTAGCTGCTGTTGCTATCAACCCTAATTTACCAAAAGATAAGGCGATTGACGAGTCTTGTTGGTCTGACAAAGACTACTGCAAAAATACTAAG AACTGGTACTGTTATGCCAAGACAGAAGCAGAAGAACAGGCCCTGCATTTCGCGAAAAGAACTGGACTTAACGTGGTAACCATTTGTCCTACTCTTGTTTTGGGACCAATTTTACAGTCAACCACAAATGCAAGTAGCTTGGTTCTCGTCAAACTTTTAAAAG AAGGTTGTGACTCAGTGGAGAATAAGCTTCGTTGGATTGTTGATGTACGAGATGTAGTTAATGCAATACTGTTGGCTTATGAGAATCACGAGGCAGACGGGAGATACATCTGCACTTCACACGCTATCGTCACACGCGATTTGGTGGAGAGATTGAAGGGTATATATCCAAACTACAAGTACCCTACGAA CTATATTGAGATGGATGATTACAAAATGCTGAGCTCAGAGAAACTGCAAAGTTTGGGTTGGAAACTCAGGCCATTGGAGGAAACACTCATTGACTCTGTTGAGAGCTATAAGGAGGCTGGACTACTTCAATCACAATAA
- the LOC11421771 gene encoding cinnamoyl-CoA reductase 1 isoform X8, with the protein MEASGGVNNNKKVCVTGAGGFVASWLVKLLLSKGYFVHGTVREPGSPKYEHLLKLEKASENLTLFKADILDYESVYSAIVGCSAVFHVASPVPSTVVPNPELNPQVEVIEPAVKGTANVLEACLKANVERVVFVSSVAAVAINPNLPKDKAIDESCWSDKDYCKNTKNWYCYAKTEAEEQALHFAKRTGLNVVTICPTLVLGPILQSTTNASSLVLVKLLKEGCDSVENKLRWIVDVRDVVNAILLAYENHEADGRYICTSHAIVTRDLVERLKAILRWMITKC; encoded by the exons ATGGAAGCAAGTGGGGGTGTTAATAACAATAAGAAGGTGTGTGTAACTGGAGCAGGAGGGTTTGTAGCATCATGGCTTGTTAAACTTCTTCTTTCCAAAGGTTACTTTGTCCATGGAACTGTTAGAGAGCCTG GTAGTCCAAAATATGAACACTTGCTGAAACTGGAAAAAGCTTCTGAGAACCTTACACTCTTCAAAGCAGATATCTTGGATTATGAATCGGTTTACTCTGCGATTGTTGGATGCAGTGCAGTTTTCCATGTTGCTAGCCCTGTACCTTCAACAGTTGTACCTAATCCCGAG CTTAATCCGCAGGTGGAAGTGATTGAGCCTGCAGTGAAGGGAACTGCTAATGTACTTGAAGCCTGTCTCAAAGCTAATGTGGAACGTGTCGTCTTTGTATCATCTGTAGCTGCTGTTGCTATCAACCCTAATTTACCAAAAGATAAGGCGATTGACGAGTCTTGTTGGTCTGACAAAGACTACTGCAAAAATACTAAG AACTGGTACTGTTATGCCAAGACAGAAGCAGAAGAACAGGCCCTGCATTTCGCGAAAAGAACTGGACTTAACGTGGTAACCATTTGTCCTACTCTTGTTTTGGGACCAATTTTACAGTCAACCACAAATGCAAGTAGCTTGGTTCTCGTCAAACTTTTAAAAG AAGGTTGTGACTCAGTGGAGAATAAGCTTCGTTGGATTGTTGATGTACGAGATGTAGTTAATGCAATACTGTTGGCTTATGAGAATCACGAGGCAGACGGGAGATACATCTGCACTTCACACGCTATCGTCACACGCGATTTGGTGGAGAGATTGAAGG CTATATTGAGATGGATGATTACAAAATGCTGA